cacatgagggtaaaaccgacacatcaaaTCGTTATGGAATCGATCATCAGAataattctaaatgatgttgcaacataattgaaaatgtttaacaacattcattttaatatttgtgtacgaaattcatgtttaggggtcactcataaacgatggctgaatttttttatatatttaaaaaccacatatcatattttatttagtttcttcAGTGGGTcgggtgaaaaatatatagagtataAGAATTTTAGTAACATATTTactaactactgtaaatattgacctacatttaaatttcacttattttaaaaagttgtgtATAATgatgatttaaaataaatgcgtatggtgcagttatgacaagaaatgaaaatgactagttccgtaggtgacaagctacatgtttacaggagtaaaaatggatcacgaaagaACAACACTAGAGAACGGATTGAATATATCTGAGAGCAAAAGAAACTTAAAATACGGTTCTTCTTTGAGCGctattgttatccgacctgcagGTTTTCCTTGATGACTCAATAGTACCCCCTAGACCTATTGTCACGCCCAATGATGATGAGGTATGTAACCAGTCTATGATAAAGTTATATTCCCCGGCGCCTCGTTTTCCAATACTTGACTTATATTATGCGAATGATGagtctaataaaacagaggtatttcgtgattTGATGGCGggtgtcgaatttaccccaactgataacataataatgatgagatacatgtggatgtttataattagaaaagttaactttttttccacaacatacacaaaatgatgttcaattatggatcagagTTTGATTAAATACTGATAATCAAAaaaattattgtcaaaaaagcttacacaccgatgccaaaattttacataactcacctcctcaatggtgatcaatgctaattgtctgtttattatgactTTTACATGTCTCcgccagttacaaaatgactagaaatacATTAAATtaaacgtttattcaaagtgtgtcgAAGTTCTGTCCGATAACcacttgaaatcagagatttgaagtggtgtcggttttacccgcagtgtcggttttacccacaattcccctattaactgcgaggtttctaagccaggttaccatttttgcattcgtatatcatgaggctaacacgatgctacttttatacccagggaagtcgagaggATTTCCAATCCGATTAAACCGGcattgggaatcgaacccagccaccctcagcatggtcttgctttgtagccgcgcgtcttaccgcacaacTTGTTACTATAGTTAATTGGTTGAGGGGAAGGGCAaaaaagtgggctagactttttgcacttttggtgtgcacacacacagacatcaccacaattattcatcgagctgagttgattggtatatattgTAGATCTAGTTCaagcgacaatcgcattttctcccatttccggatgtagCAACTGCATTGCGAATGGTGCACATGATGGCGCAAGACTATGGCATCGATGCGcacactcgcgatgcagtttgTCATCcgacatccggaaatgtgagaaaatgcgattgtcgcgagagctcagttcggttttcaactggatctacaataacaCAATGTTTTTGGaacgatcatatagcctttacgtatactttgggaaaaaaattcctATAtgcatgggacagttatgcgtatatcgacagtatacgagaaaggcaaaaatggtctgaggaaataaaatgaaataatttttttacgagaaattacAAGTATCATATGGGGCAGATATGCGATTAGGCATTATACATTGTATATAACAGGTGATGTGACTATTGGTGAAATTCAACGTTTTATCCTCTTCCAAAATGTAGAATTTGAGAACGCCGAAACACTGCTAATTAGTGAGGTCCACATGCTGTTGGAGCACCGCAAGAACCAAAACGAATCTTCCGAAGAGGAGCAGGAATTTTCCGAAGTGTTCCTGAAAACCTACAACTATACTGGCATGTTCCGCAAATTCAAAAACAAGGAAACAATTGCAAGCGTTCGAAGGTTTGTTAGATTAGTGTTACGTTTTATATCATGATATTTGACTCAATTTtcgtgtatttttatttcagctTACTAATGTCCAAGAAATTGCACAAATTCGAATTGGCAGCGTTGGGAAATCTTTGTCCGGAGGCACCAGAGGAGGCCAAGGCTCTTATTCCTTCACTGGAAGGACGTTTCGAAGACGAAGAACTGAGACAGATTCTAGACGATATAGGTACCAAGCGAAGTCTTCAGTACTAAGTGGTAGACGCAAGGAAGTTCACATATTTACTATTAGACACTAAACTGcttttctacgcataattgtcccatgttacctttgatgaaaaatctcaaactcaagtcaatttgtcccactgtaGAAATAAAGTTGTTGTTTGATAATACTTGAGTTGAGACTGAAAAACGTAGTGATTCGTTATATCCTGGAAAAGTGTTGTCTACGGTCATAACATTCGTTAAATTTGAAGATccaatcgatttaaaaaaattgactttggattttttcatcaaaggtaacatgggacagttatgcgtaaaATGGCATTAAAGTGACGACAAAGGATTTTGCGTTTATAAAAGTATTATTGAGAGTATGACATTTTGTGCATTGAAACATAAACTTGCTGGCAATGACTGAAAAACTTGTATTATTCATTCGAGAATCTCGGGGCTGATTATAAGACACGGTTAGTATGGTACATTGGAGCTCAGTGCATCCGCCAGTGCTGTTACTGTAAATTAAAAGGATATAACTTTAGTTTGATTCAAAACGGTTAGTGTTATAGAACTTACGATGCATTCTATGCTTCGTGTAAACTTCCTTGTTGAGTAGCTCCGCCAGTTGATGGTGACACTTGCAATAGGTTTTCTCCAGCATACCAACTTGTGCGTTGCTAATGAAATCGCCAATCATGCTGTTATCTTCTATGTCTCCACGAGCATCCATTTCTGTATATAAAACATTACTGTTCCATTCATCCCTAACAATATGCACCAGATTCAACAATCGTATGACACTCTCCCGAAAAACTTGACTTTCCTCCGCCTGAAAACAGTGCTCGTAAATTGTGCTAATATATAACTGATGCACAGCTATCATATCGTTCAGATTCTCAGCTGCTTCCAGTCTTTTGTCCAGTTGCATCCCCAGCGATTGCAAGACATGTGTCATCAGATGAGAGTGGATGCACTGCACAGTGAAGATCATCCAAAACTTCAACATTGCCAGTCGCTTGAGATTCAAATCCAACACACATGGTTCCTCATACGGAGGCTTTTTTTTGTAGCACTCAGGAAAGCGCAACGATTCCAATGTGTGTAAAGCCCATTTTACCTTCAACAAAAATCGGAAGACGCAGTTGTAGCTGCTCAGCGTTTGCTCGTTAATCATGTTGCTCAGATCTTGACTGGGATTGTATAGAATTCGTATCTTATCTATTGCATCCAGCACAGTGGTCGTTTCATATTTACAATCCGACATAATCTCAATTGTGAAGAGTGACGTCATATCGATGAATCTGGATGAAAGACTATCATTTAGCTGAATAGTAAGCAAATACGGGTTGGCCCAATTATCTCCAGCTTCGATTCGGCGGAACAGATCACTGTAGAAATAGTACATAAGATCACTGGCTTCTAAAAGCAGCACTTTACGAACATTCTTCAAATGATTTAAAACAAGGAATTCCTCTTTGTAAATTGTGGTGACGAAGTGATTAGCTGCTTGGCGTTTTGTTTCCATAAGATTTTTAATAGCACTAAATAGAACTTGTTCCAGAGGGAGCGTTAAATGACCGGATATCGAATTCAGTCGACGAAACAATGAATTGGCGTTGGTCAAGCAGCTTATATCAGTCTCCTGTGATAGATCAGATTCCCCATCTTCGTCGTCTATACAAGCCAGCTGTAGAGAAGTTCCCAAGGCTAGCATCAGTACTTCATCATCACAAATTTCTTTTATTTGATTGTGAATATTTTGCAGTTTTGACGTCGTAGTTGTGTCCTTCAAAATGTGTTGAACGTGCCCAAAATGCTgtaagaaataattttttttgtaatacttAAATGCTTAAATGATATTGCAGTTTATGTGGTTTAGGCCTATGTATAATTCTAtaacattccccagaaaacaatTTCCCAGAGTGCACCATATCCCAGAACTTGTTTCCTATATTTAATATCTGCCGCACGCCTCAAGGAAGCCCCTACTCCTCTCAGCTTAGTCGAGCCCTCGCTGCCAGCGACcagcagccgtcccggtccttTGTCTGAGGTGGAAGATGGGGTCTTCCGAAATCCTACATCCGGCAAGTACAACCAgttaccggtattttccgtacCTGAATGTGTCTCAATTTCCAGTCCCTCCATTTCGGCCTCACGAGAGTTGAGTTCTCCACAACCGCCTATTTTCCGATGTAAGGACTGCTGCCTCAGCATCTTCGAATATTTTGGtattttgattttcattttgattttatttctaAGAACTTCATCTGCGTATACTTAATGAAGCCTTAAGATGAGGAAAAGCCATTTTGAGTAGACCATCAACACATGCCTTGCTCAAACAGGCGTAAAAACCTCATTTCTTTTCTTAAACATTACAATTTGTGGTACATACaataaaacttaaaactaaGATTCGCAGTTTTACTGTTATAGTCATCAGGGTACGTCAGGATGTTGCGGGCGGtcagtttgaaaataaaacctaGCTGCCTGTTGGCCTTGGATATAATGCTTTGATAGTGGAGTCGGTATGAAAAAGCTGGATCGAGGATGACTCCCAGGTCACGAATATGATCAGTGCGCTCAAGATGCTGATTCAAGATGGTATAGTTATGTAGAATTGGCCGTAGTTTCCAGTGAAATGTTATGACGTTGCATTTTGCCATACTAAGAgttagtttgtttttggagcaccATTCAACGAAAACATTTAACATTTCTTGTTGCAGCTAGCAGTCTTGGATACTGTTAACTACAATGGAGATTTTCACGTCATCTGCATAGAATAACCGATAGCCTGGACAGTTCGTTGCTGAAGATTGAAAATAGCAGTGGACCTAGGTTGCTTCCTTGAGGAACGCCGGACttattcgagtagaattccgaTGAATGATTACCGATTTTAACGCTCAGCTTACGGTATTCCACGATAGTTTTCAACATTCTGTTTTGTTGGCCGgagaagggaaccccctcacaaagaataacaactagagttccctctctacaccacggcaggctactgactgatacttctgccagcagctgcagttctctttattcaacaataggtatatacaataatccataacaaatttccttaatctataccaaagagcaactacaactaaccggcgcccgcttcttatccatcttcgatctacagcgaagcgtcgcacactacctgatattccaacactcctccttagtgtGCACGCCTCGCAACTCTCCTGGCTCCTTCTAACACCGAGCCTCTCGTCCAGAACTCTTTCTCGCCGAACAATTCCTCTCCTGGCCCAATCCGTTGCCCGTACAAATGGCCTCTATCCGACGTTTGCACAGCACCCTCTGTTGACCAGCTCCTGAATGTTCCGAcgctcctcctggagttctgCTGACCAGCCAGCAACCAACCGAACATTCCAACCTCCTGATGAATTCCGTCCGGCGCTACCCAAGACTTACGTggctgatccatgatcccactgcgccacgcgacttatgcggccgatccatgaccccactgcgataacgtcgacggcaataacatcccactaagatggagaacgggaatcgttcctgggcccataacctgttggctggagaagggaaccccctcacaaagaacaacaaatactagagttccctctctacaccacggcaggctactgactgatacttctgccagcagctgcagttctctttattcaacaataggtatatacaataatccataacaaatttccttaatctataccaaagagcaactacaactaaccggcgcccgcttcttatccatcttcgatctacagcgaagcgtcgcacactacctgatattccaacatgTTTGTCCCGCTTTTTGAATACTGGAAACATAAAAGAAATTTTCCAGTCACATGGGAATGTGCGCTGTCGTAgggaattattgaagaaaattgcTAAAGGACGGACTAGGTTACTTGCACATTTTTTCAGAATGCATGATGGAATTCCGTCAGGGCCAGCGGCAGTCGAAAACTTCAATTTATCAATGGCCGTCTCAATCTGTTGATGATCGATTACTGTATTCTTAGCATGCATATGTTATAAGGTACATCGATGCAAGCTTCTTCAACTTCGTCATTTGTTGCGATGAAATTATTGAAAGCACGTTTAAAATGTACTCACATTTTTCGGCAGACGTGCTAGCATTATCGTTTCCGAGAAACATTTGAACCGGTAAGCCATTTTCTTTGCGTTTGGAGTTGACAAACGTCCAGAATTGTTTAGGATTTCGTCGAAGATTTTCTTGAGTCCTTAAAGTGTACCTTTGGTATAACAACTTATTGTAAATCCGGTAGTTGTTGCTCGCATGGGTGAATTGTTGCTTGGCATATGGACATCGAGTTCTGCAAAACTTACGTAAATAATTCGACCTAATGCGTTTAAGTTTCCTCAAGCAAGCATTACACCAGGGAGGCTTGGGAGTGGGCCTACGGACTGGAACATAGTCCGACAAGGTGCTAGTAATCAGTTGTGTGAAAAGACTAACGGCATCATCTACGTTGGGAATTGCTATCAAAAACGTCCCAATTAATTTGGCGAAGTGCTTCGTTCAATCcgttgaaatttgttttatgGAAATTTAGATCAGATCCACTTGGCATATCTTCATAAACTGGTATTTCTTCTATTGCGAGTTTAACGGTAAGAGCAGGATGATCAAGATCAAGAGGAATCAACGGTTCGATACATTCGAGTAGTTCACATTGGTTCAATAAAGAATCACTGATTAGTGTGAGATCGAGAATTC
The nucleotide sequence above comes from Armigeres subalbatus isolate Guangzhou_Male chromosome 3, GZ_Asu_2, whole genome shotgun sequence. Encoded proteins:
- the LOC134226752 gene encoding DNA-directed RNA polymerase II subunit Rpb4 — protein: MANYNPVDLVEEDAADLQFPKEFENAETLLISEVHMLLEHRKNQNESSEEEQEFSEVFLKTYNYTGMFRKFKNKETIASVRSLLMSKKLHKFELAALGNLCPEAPEEAKALIPSLEGRFEDEELRQILDDIGTKRSLQY